The following proteins are co-located in the Malus sylvestris chromosome 13, drMalSylv7.2, whole genome shotgun sequence genome:
- the LOC126594804 gene encoding uncharacterized protein LOC126594804 — MEIEMVRCECCGLKEDCTQDYITQVKAKFDGKWLCGLCSEAVRDEVGKGSNQPFGMEEAVRAHMSFCGKFKSNPAVRVADGMRQMLRRRSNMSSSSSSPKKYTRSASTSQVGDSSSFSLY; from the coding sequence atggagATTGAGATGGTTAGGTGTGAGTGCTGTGGACTAAAAGAAGATTGCACACAAGACTACATCACACAAGTGAAGGCAAAATTTGATGGGAAATGGCTCTGTGGGTTGTGCTCAGAAGCAGTAAGGGATGAGGTTGGCAAAGGCAGCAATCAGCCATTTGGCATGGAGGAAGCTGTGAGGGCACACATGTCATTTTGTggtaaattcaaatccaacccTGCAGTTAGAGTGGCAGATGGGATGAGGCAGATGCTTAGGAGAAGGTCAAACatgtcatcttcttcttcatcaccaAAAAAGTACACAAGATCAGCAAGCACATCCCAAGTGGGCGATTCATCTTCTTTCTCATTGTACTAA